The following DNA comes from Reinekea thalattae.
TGTCACCCATGCACTTTTTGCAACATCAGAAAATTCTTTTAAGCCTTCTAAATCACTGATGTCTTCTAAGTAACCGTCCTCATAGAGGGCTAGCGAAGTATCAAAAGGGCGGCATGTAATAAGGTCGCCAGCGGTGCCAGCTTGGAGTTTTGCTTGTAGTGCAGAATTGTATTGAGTCGGTGGCGTTGGTGCGAAGTTAACGTTGCTATCAGGGTGGCTTTTTTTAAATGCTGGAATAATGACGTCATTCCAGATGTTGGCATCATCGCTTCGCCAGCTCTCAATGCTGATGGTTGTTGCAGCTTGAGCAGATACGATGCTTGCTAGCAGAACGGCAGTCATCGAGGCTTGTTTCGATATGGATGCAATGGAACGTACATTGATCATGTCTATCTCCAATTAGTCTGGTTAAGTATTAACTGCGCATATTCGAGAAATGGTATTTTTTAGGTTTTGATTTTTCCTAGAAATTAGCACCAATTTTTTTATCAAGCAAATAAATACTATTTTTTTTGTAAATGTAGCATGATTGGTATTATATTGGAGTTATATGGTTGCAGAGAGATAGATATGCGAATTGTCATATTACCCACCCCCAGTCATGTCGCAGAGTATGCGGCAGATCGAGTACTTGATGTCGTCAATGGTTATAAAAATCCGGTTCTTGGCTTAGCCACTGGCTCGACACCGGTTGAGCTTTATAAGGTGTTAGTCACTCGTTATCAGGCAGAGTTGGTGTCTTTTGAGCATGTAAAAAGTTTTAACCTTGATGAATACATTGGAATAGATGGCCGCCATCAGCAAAGTTATCGCTATTTTATGAATGCTCACTTATTCGACCATATTGATATAAATATGGCGAATACCCACGTCCCACTGGCCGATGGCTTGGATGCCAAGGAGTTAGCGCTCAGTGCTCAGCTGTATGAAAATAACATCAAAGTCGCAGGAGGGATCGACCTGCAGATTTTGGGCGTTGGTATTAATGGACATATAGGTTTTAACGAACCGACATCCAGTTTTGCCTCTCGTACGCGCATCAAAACATTATCCCAGTCTACGGTAGAGGCCAATCAGCGCTTTTTTGAAGCGGATGAATTTCAACCTAAATTAGCGATGACCATGGGTATTGCTACCATATTAGAAAGCCGATCCATTTTATTGATGGCAACAGGTGAGCAAAAAGCGAAAGCGGTGAAGCATATGATTGAAGGCCCTATCAGCTCTATGTGGCCTGGTTCTATTCTTCAGCAGCATGCGGCTACCACGGTTGTTCTTGATGAAGCTGCAGCCAGTGAGTTGGCGTTAAAAGACTATTATTTATGGTGTGAAAAAGAGCGTCAGTCACTTCAGCAAGGATCTTTTATATGACAGCCCTGTTTTTAGGTGTCGATGGTGGTGGTACCTTTTGCCGTGCACGGTTAGTTAACCAAAACCAAGAAATTTTAGGTGAAGCTGTAGGTGGCTC
Coding sequences within:
- the nagB gene encoding glucosamine-6-phosphate deaminase, which translates into the protein MRIVILPTPSHVAEYAADRVLDVVNGYKNPVLGLATGSTPVELYKVLVTRYQAELVSFEHVKSFNLDEYIGIDGRHQQSYRYFMNAHLFDHIDINMANTHVPLADGLDAKELALSAQLYENNIKVAGGIDLQILGVGINGHIGFNEPTSSFASRTRIKTLSQSTVEANQRFFEADEFQPKLAMTMGIATILESRSILLMATGEQKAKAVKHMIEGPISSMWPGSILQQHAATTVVLDEAAASELALKDYYLWCEKERQSLQQGSFI